A genomic region of Melopsittacus undulatus isolate bMelUnd1 chromosome 5, bMelUnd1.mat.Z, whole genome shotgun sequence contains the following coding sequences:
- the LOC115946711 gene encoding histone H4, giving the protein MSGRGKGGKGLGKGGAKRHRKVLRDNIQGITKPAIRRLARRGGVKRISGLIYEETRGVLKVFLENVIRDAVTYTEHAKRKTVTAMDVVYALKRQGRTLYGFGG; this is encoded by the coding sequence ATGTCTGGTAGAGGCAAAGGCGGGAAGGGGCTCGGCAAGGGCGGCGCTAAGCGCCACCGCAAAGTGCTGCGCGACAACATCCAGGGCATCACCAAGCCGGCCATCCGCCGCTTGGCTCGGCGTGGCGGCGTGAAGCGCATCTCGGGGCTCATCTACGAGGAGACGCGCGGCGTCTTGAAGGTTTTCCTGGAGAACGTGATTCGCGACGCAGTCACCTACACGGAGCACGCCAAGAGGAAGACTGTGACCGCCATGGACGTGGTCTATGCTCTGAAGCGCCAGGGTCGCACTCTTTATGGCTTTGGCGGTTAA
- the LOC101872248 gene encoding histone H2B 7: MPEPAKSAPAPKKGSKKAVTKTQKKGDKKRKRARKESYSIYVYKVLKQVHPDTGISSKAMSIMNSFVNDIFERIAGEASRLAHYNKRSTITSREIQTAVRLLLPGELAKHAVSEGTKAVTKYTSSK, encoded by the coding sequence ATGCCTGAACCAGCAAAATCAGCTCCTGCTCCAAAGAAGGGCTCCAAGAAAGCTGTCACCAAAACGCAGAAGAAGGGTGACAAGAAGCGAAAGAGAGCAAGGAAGGAGAGCTACTCCATCTACGTGTACAAGGTGCTGAAGCAGGTGCACCCCGACACGGGCATCTCCTCCAAGGCCATGAGCATCATGAACTCCTTCGTCAACGACATCTTCGAGCGCATCGCCGGTGAAGCCTCCCGCCTGGCACACTACAACAAGCGTTCCACCATCACCTCTCGGGAGATCCAGACGGCCGTGCGGCTCCTGCTGCCCGGTGAGCTGGCCAAGCACGCAGTCTCCGAGGGCACCAAGGCTGTCACCAAGTACACTAGCTCCAAGTAA